A region from the Citrobacter telavivensis genome encodes:
- a CDS encoding heavy metal sensor histidine kinase yields the protein MVSKRLSRPFSLATRLTFFISLATIASFFAFTWIMVQSVKVHFAEQDINDLTEISATLERILSPSDEPESRRLEILKNVVAGYSNVIISLEDANQQALFHSPHVPDIRQFLTQATPDKTVPGGNVYLINGPSMQMAGHGTHSTWRMIRLPVGPLVEGKPAYTLYLALSIDFHLHYINDLKNKLIMTASIISMLIIFIVLFAVYKGHEPIRSVSRQIQNITSKDLDVRLDPQSVPIELERLVLSFNHMIERIEDVFTRQSNFSADIAHEIRTPITNLVTQTEIVLSQPRSQKELEEVLYSNLEEFSHMAKMVSDMLFLAQADNNQLIPEKKALNLADEVGKVFDFFEALAEEREVGLHFEGSPCLVSGDPGMLRRAISNLLSNAMRYTPPGQTITVRLKEADDQVHIIIENPGTPIPAEHLPRLFDRFYRVDPSRQRKGEGSGIGLAIVKSIVTAHHGKVSVTSDASVTRFILSLPKEQV from the coding sequence ATGGTCAGTAAGCGACTTTCCCGACCTTTTTCGCTGGCGACGCGTCTGACTTTTTTTATCAGCCTCGCGACCATTGCCTCCTTTTTTGCCTTTACCTGGATAATGGTCCAGTCAGTAAAAGTGCATTTTGCCGAACAGGACATTAACGACTTAACCGAAATTAGCGCCACCCTTGAACGTATCCTCAGCCCTTCCGACGAACCGGAATCCCGTCGTCTGGAGATCCTGAAAAACGTCGTGGCCGGTTACTCAAACGTGATCATTTCGCTGGAAGATGCCAACCAGCAGGCGCTCTTTCATTCCCCTCATGTGCCGGATATCCGGCAGTTTCTTACCCAAGCCACGCCGGATAAAACTGTTCCGGGTGGCAATGTTTATTTAATTAATGGTCCGTCGATGCAGATGGCAGGCCACGGTACGCATTCCACCTGGCGCATGATCCGCCTGCCGGTCGGGCCGCTGGTTGAGGGTAAACCGGCCTATACCCTGTATCTGGCGCTATCGATCGATTTTCATCTGCATTACATTAACGACCTGAAAAACAAGCTGATCATGACCGCCTCGATCATCAGCATGTTGATCATTTTTATCGTGCTGTTTGCCGTTTATAAAGGCCACGAACCGATCCGCAGCGTCAGTCGGCAAATTCAAAACATCACTTCGAAAGATCTCGACGTACGTCTGGATCCCCAATCGGTCCCTATTGAACTGGAACGGTTGGTGCTCTCTTTTAATCACATGATCGAGCGTATTGAGGACGTTTTTACCCGCCAGTCCAATTTCTCTGCCGATATTGCCCATGAGATCCGAACCCCTATCACCAACCTGGTGACGCAGACGGAAATTGTTCTCAGCCAGCCCCGTAGTCAGAAGGAACTGGAAGAGGTGCTCTATTCCAACCTCGAAGAATTTAGTCATATGGCGAAAATGGTCAGCGATATGCTGTTTCTGGCGCAGGCCGATAACAACCAACTGATCCCGGAGAAAAAAGCGCTCAATCTGGCAGATGAAGTCGGTAAAGTGTTCGACTTTTTTGAAGCGCTGGCGGAAGAGCGGGAGGTCGGACTGCATTTTGAAGGGAGTCCCTGCCTGGTTTCCGGCGATCCCGGTATGCTGCGCCGGGCGATAAGCAATCTCCTCTCCAACGCGATGCGTTACACGCCGCCGGGTCAGACGATCACCGTCCGACTGAAAGAGGCGGACGACCAGGTGCACATCATCATTGAAAACCCGGGAACGCCTATTCCCGCCGAACATCTGCCACGGTTATTTGATCGCTTTTATCGCGTCGATCCGTCCCGCCAGCGCAAAGGAGAAGGGAGCGGTATTGGCCTGGCCATCGTGAAATCCATTGTGACAGCGCACCACGGAAAAGTGTCGGTGACCTCGGATGCCAGCGTTACCCGTTTTATTCTGAGTTTGCCGAAAGAGCAGGTCTGA
- a CDS encoding efflux transporter outer membrane subunit codes for MRNFKLLTLSMALLLAGCSLAPDYQRPALPVPQQFSLSQNQLVASPAGYQDSGWRQFFVDPQVKTLIDEALRSNRDLRMATLKVQEARAQYRVTDADRYPQLNAESSGKWSGKLKGDTRSTREYEAGLNLSFDLDFFGRLKNMSEADRQNFFASEEARRAVHILLVSNVAQSYFNQRLAFAQLQVAQETLSNYERAYALVEKQLVTGSTNVLALEQARGVIESTRSDIARRQGELAQANNALQLLLGSYGTLPDDTRHNVGDLNGVTLPPSLSSQILLQRPDIMEAEHALMAANANIGAARAAFFPSITLTSGISGSSSDLSTLFSAAGGMWNFIPKVELPIFNAGRNQANLDLAEIRQQQSVVNYEQKIQNAFKEVADALALRQSLADQIRGQQRYLSSLQITLQRARALYRNGAVSYIEVLDAERSLFATQQTLLDLNYARQVNEITLYTALGGGWLE; via the coding sequence ATGCGTAATTTTAAGCTCCTCACGCTCTCGATGGCGTTACTGCTGGCAGGATGTTCACTCGCACCAGACTATCAGCGTCCGGCGCTCCCGGTGCCGCAACAGTTTTCTCTGAGTCAGAACCAACTGGTGGCGTCGCCAGCGGGTTATCAGGACAGCGGTTGGCGGCAGTTTTTCGTCGATCCGCAGGTGAAAACGTTGATTGATGAGGCGCTGCGCAGCAACCGTGATTTACGCATGGCGACGCTGAAAGTGCAGGAGGCGAGGGCGCAATATCGGGTGACCGATGCCGATCGCTATCCGCAACTGAACGCAGAAAGCAGCGGGAAATGGAGTGGAAAGCTCAAGGGCGACACCCGCAGTACGCGTGAATACGAGGCCGGGCTGAATCTGAGCTTTGATCTGGATTTCTTTGGTCGACTGAAAAACATGAGTGAAGCCGACCGACAGAACTTTTTTGCCAGCGAAGAGGCGCGCCGGGCGGTGCATATCCTGTTGGTGTCCAACGTGGCGCAGAGCTATTTCAATCAGCGTCTGGCCTTTGCACAGCTCCAGGTGGCGCAAGAAACGCTGAGTAATTACGAGCGCGCGTATGCGCTGGTGGAAAAACAGCTGGTCACCGGCAGTACTAACGTGCTGGCGCTGGAGCAGGCGCGCGGCGTGATCGAAAGTACCCGCAGTGACATCGCCAGGCGTCAGGGGGAACTGGCGCAGGCAAACAACGCGTTGCAGCTGTTGCTGGGGAGCTACGGCACGCTGCCGGACGATACGCGACACAACGTCGGCGATCTCAACGGCGTGACGTTACCGCCGTCGCTCTCATCACAAATCCTGTTGCAGCGTCCGGACATTATGGAAGCCGAACATGCGCTGATGGCGGCGAATGCCAATATCGGCGCGGCGCGGGCGGCATTTTTTCCCTCTATTACGCTGACCAGCGGGATCTCCGGCAGCAGCAGCGATCTCTCTACGCTGTTTTCAGCGGCAGGCGGGATGTGGAATTTCATTCCGAAGGTGGAGTTACCCATCTTCAACGCCGGGCGTAATCAGGCCAACCTCGATCTGGCTGAAATCCGCCAGCAGCAGTCGGTGGTCAATTACGAGCAGAAGATCCAGAACGCCTTCAAAGAGGTTGCCGATGCGCTGGCGCTGCGCCAGAGCCTGGCCGATCAGATTCGCGGTCAGCAGCGTTACCTGTCTTCGCTACAAATCACCCTTCAGCGTGCCAGAGCGCTCTATCGCAACGGGGCGGTGAGCTATATCGAAGTGCTGGACGCCGAACGTTCGCTCTTTGCGACGCAACAAACCCTGCTTGACCTTAATTACGCCCGGCAGGTTAACGAAATTACGCTCTATACCGCGCTTGGTGGCGGTTGGCTGGAATAA
- a CDS encoding CusA/CzcA family heavy metal efflux RND transporter, protein MIEWIIRRSVANRFLVIIGALFLSVWGTWTIVNTPVDALPDLSDVQVIVKTSYPGQAPQIVENQVTYPLTTTMLSVPGAKTVRGFSQFGDSYVYVIFEDGTDPYWARSRVLEYLNQVQGKLPAGVSAEMGPDATGVGWIFEYALVDRSGKHDLAELRSLQDWFLKYELKTIPNVSEVASVGGVVKEYQVVIDPMKLAQYGISLSEVKGALDASNQEAGGSSVELSEAEYMVRASGYLQTLDDFNHIVLKSGENGVPVYLRDVARVQIGPEMRRGIAELNGDGEVAGGVVILRSGKNAREVISAVKSKLETLKSSLPEGVEVVTTYDRSQLIDRAIDNLSTKLLEEFIVVALVCALFLWHVRSALVAIISLPLGLCIAFIVMHFQGLNANIMSLGGIAIAVGAMVDAAIVMIENAHKRLEEWEHLHPGETLDNETRWKVITNASVEVGPALFISLLIITLSFIPIFTLEGQEGRLFGPLAFTKTYAMAGAAFLAIVVIPILMGLWIRGKIPAESSNPLNRFLIRIYHPLLLKVLHWPKTTLLVAVLSILTVAWPLSKVGGEFLPQINEGDLLYMPSTLPGISAAEAASMLQKTDRLIMTVPEVARVFGKTGKAETATDSAPLEMVETTIQLKPQDQWRPGMTMDKIIEELDKTVRLPGLANLWVPPIRNRIDMLSTGIKSPIGIKVSGNVLADIDAMAEQIEEVARTVPGVTSALAERLQGGRYLNIDINREKAARYGMTVGDVQLFITSAIGGAMVGETVEGIARYPINLRYPQSYRDSPQALRQLPILTPMKQQITLGDVATINIKPGPSMLKTENARPTGWIYIDARDRDMVSVVNDLKKAIADNVQLKPGTSVAFSGQFELLERANHKLKLMVPMTLMIIFVLLYLAFRRVGEALLIITSVPFALVGGIWFLYWMGFHLSVATGTGFIALAGVAAEFGVVMLMYLRHAIEADPALDNPQTFSAEKLDEALYHGAVLRVRPKAMTVAVIIAGLLPILWGTGAGSEVMSRIAAPMIGGMITAPLLSLFIIPAAYKLMWMRRHRKISH, encoded by the coding sequence ATGATTGAATGGATTATTCGTCGCTCGGTTGCCAACCGCTTTCTGGTGATCATTGGCGCGCTCTTTCTCAGCGTCTGGGGCACCTGGACTATCGTCAATACGCCGGTGGATGCGCTGCCCGATCTGTCCGATGTGCAGGTGATCGTCAAAACCAGCTATCCGGGGCAGGCGCCGCAGATTGTCGAGAATCAGGTCACCTATCCGCTGACCACCACCATGTTGTCCGTGCCGGGCGCGAAGACGGTGCGCGGCTTCTCGCAGTTTGGCGACTCGTATGTCTATGTCATTTTTGAAGATGGCACCGATCCGTACTGGGCCCGTTCGCGCGTGCTGGAATATCTCAACCAGGTGCAGGGTAAGCTCCCGGCGGGCGTCAGCGCGGAAATGGGGCCGGACGCCACCGGCGTGGGCTGGATATTCGAGTATGCGCTGGTCGATCGCAGCGGTAAGCACGACCTGGCGGAGCTGCGATCGCTGCAGGACTGGTTCCTGAAATATGAGTTGAAAACCATCCCCAACGTGTCTGAAGTGGCCTCCGTAGGCGGCGTGGTGAAAGAGTATCAGGTGGTGATCGACCCGATGAAACTCGCTCAGTACGGCATCAGCCTGTCGGAGGTGAAGGGCGCGCTGGATGCCTCTAACCAGGAGGCGGGCGGCTCGTCGGTGGAACTGTCGGAAGCGGAATACATGGTCCGCGCCAGTGGGTATCTACAAACGCTGGATGACTTTAATCACATCGTCCTGAAGTCAGGGGAAAACGGTGTGCCGGTGTATCTACGCGATGTGGCGAGAGTGCAGATTGGCCCGGAAATGCGCCGGGGGATCGCTGAACTCAACGGTGATGGTGAAGTGGCCGGCGGGGTGGTCATATTGCGTTCCGGTAAAAACGCGCGTGAGGTGATTTCGGCGGTTAAAAGTAAACTTGAGACGCTGAAAAGTAGCCTGCCGGAAGGCGTGGAAGTGGTGACCACCTACGATCGCAGTCAGTTGATTGACCGCGCCATCGACAACCTCAGCACTAAGCTGCTGGAAGAGTTTATCGTCGTGGCGCTGGTCTGCGCGCTGTTTCTCTGGCACGTGCGTTCCGCGCTGGTGGCGATCATCTCGCTACCGCTGGGGTTGTGCATCGCTTTTATCGTGATGCATTTCCAGGGGCTGAACGCCAACATTATGTCGCTTGGTGGGATCGCAATCGCAGTGGGGGCAATGGTGGATGCCGCCATTGTGATGATCGAAAACGCGCATAAACGACTGGAAGAGTGGGAACATCTGCATCCGGGCGAAACACTTGATAACGAGACGCGCTGGAAGGTGATCACCAACGCCTCCGTGGAGGTTGGCCCGGCGCTGTTTATCAGTTTGCTGATCATCACGCTCTCTTTTATTCCCATCTTTACCCTTGAGGGGCAGGAAGGACGCCTGTTCGGTCCACTGGCGTTCACCAAAACGTATGCAATGGCGGGCGCGGCGTTTCTGGCGATCGTGGTGATCCCTATTCTGATGGGGCTGTGGATCCGCGGTAAAATTCCGGCGGAAAGCAGCAACCCGCTCAACCGTTTTTTGATCCGCATCTACCATCCGCTATTGCTGAAAGTGCTGCACTGGCCGAAAACCACACTGCTGGTGGCGGTGCTCTCGATCCTGACGGTTGCCTGGCCGCTGAGTAAAGTGGGAGGCGAGTTCTTACCGCAGATTAACGAAGGCGACCTGCTGTACATGCCTTCCACGCTGCCGGGGATTTCGGCGGCAGAAGCGGCAAGTATGTTACAGAAAACCGACAGGCTTATCATGACCGTTCCGGAAGTTGCCAGAGTCTTTGGTAAAACCGGGAAAGCGGAGACCGCCACGGATTCGGCACCGCTGGAAATGGTGGAAACCACCATTCAGCTTAAACCGCAGGATCAGTGGCGTCCGGGCATGACGATGGACAAAATCATTGAGGAACTGGACAAAACCGTCCGTCTGCCGGGGCTGGCAAACCTGTGGGTGCCGCCGATTCGTAACCGTATTGATATGCTCTCGACCGGGATTAAGAGTCCGATTGGGATTAAAGTCTCCGGTAACGTACTGGCCGATATTGATGCAATGGCCGAGCAGATTGAAGAGGTCGCCCGAACCGTTCCTGGCGTGACGTCCGCGCTGGCCGAGCGTCTGCAAGGCGGTCGCTATCTCAACATCGACATTAACCGTGAAAAGGCTGCCCGTTACGGCATGACGGTGGGGGACGTGCAGTTGTTTATTACCTCCGCCATCGGCGGGGCGATGGTGGGGGAGACCGTTGAGGGGATTGCCCGTTATCCCATCAATCTACGTTATCCGCAAAGCTACCGTGACAGCCCGCAGGCGCTGCGCCAGTTACCGATCCTGACGCCGATGAAGCAGCAAATTACGCTGGGAGATGTGGCCACAATCAACATCAAGCCGGGACCCTCGATGTTGAAAACCGAGAATGCACGACCCACCGGCTGGATCTACATTGACGCGCGTGACAGGGATATGGTTTCCGTGGTCAACGACCTGAAAAAGGCGATTGCCGATAACGTCCAGTTGAAGCCCGGTACCAGCGTCGCGTTTTCTGGTCAGTTTGAGTTGCTGGAGCGGGCGAACCATAAGCTGAAGCTGATGGTACCCATGACGCTGATGATCATCTTCGTCCTGTTGTATCTGGCGTTCCGCCGCGTCGGGGAAGCGCTGCTGATCATCACCAGCGTGCCGTTTGCGCTGGTGGGCGGGATCTGGTTCCTGTACTGGATGGGGTTCCATCTGTCGGTCGCGACAGGAACCGGGTTTATCGCGCTGGCGGGGGTGGCAGCGGAATTTGGCGTGGTAATGCTGATGTACCTGCGCCATGCCATTGAGGCCGATCCGGCGCTGGACAATCCGCAGACGTTTAGCGCAGAGAAACTGGATGAGGCGTTGTATCACGGCGCGGTGTTACGGGTACGGCCCAAAGCGATGACCGTGGCGGTGATCATTGCCGGTCTGCTGCCTATTTTATGGGGCACAGGGGCCGGTTCGGAAGTCATGAGCCGGATTGCTGCGCCCATGATCGGCGGCATGATTACGGCTCCGTTGCTGTCGCTGTTTATTATCCCAGCAGCTTATAAGTTGATGTGGATGCGTCGTCACCGCAAAATATCACATTAA
- a CDS encoding helix-turn-helix domain-containing protein yields the protein MLLQQVLACSSSVYGMLRLNALSDITSYSTRHINRLCQARIGLSWKSFVRILRINEACRRINRGGDVLRTLACDLDYHDQAHFTKDFKALCGVTPSDYQRNLSDFYHEETKLCAHLPDRYAHCK from the coding sequence ATGCTATTGCAGCAGGTACTTGCTTGTTCTTCCTCCGTGTATGGCATGCTTCGTCTTAATGCTCTGAGCGATATAACATCTTACAGCACCCGACATATCAATCGGTTATGCCAGGCGAGAATCGGCTTGTCGTGGAAGTCGTTTGTCAGAATCCTCAGAATCAACGAAGCGTGTCGTCGCATCAATCGGGGAGGGGATGTGCTCCGAACTCTTGCCTGTGATCTGGACTATCACGATCAGGCTCACTTTACCAAAGACTTCAAAGCGCTCTGTGGGGTAACGCCATCCGACTATCAACGGAACCTGTCGGACTTTTATCACGAAGAAACGAAATTGTGTGCGCATTTGCCTGACAGGTATGCCCATTGCAAATAA
- a CDS encoding efflux RND transporter periplasmic adaptor subunit — protein sequence MKNIALIIGSMMAGGIIAVAGYMYFAAAHPSANTPPAAEKEARNVLFWYDPMYPNTRFDKPGKSPFMDMDLVPKYADEESASTAAPGVRIDPTQTQNLGVKTEAVRRGPLTFAQTFPANVSFNEYQFVIMQARAAGFIDKVWPLTVGDKVKKGAPLLELTIPDWVEAQSEYLLLKETGGTATQVEGILERLRLAGMPDADIRRLTTTRKIQTRFTLTAPIDGVITAFDLRAGMNIAKDNVVAKIQGMDPVWVTAAVPESIAWLIKDTSQFSLTVPARPDKSFTVRKWTLLPSADATTRTLQLRLEVENPDEALKPGMNAWLNLQTASEPMLLIPSKALIDTGSEQRVITVDGEGRFVPKTVSVFQASQGMTAIRSGLDEGEKVVASGLFLIDSEANISGALDRMRAQQPSATPVHAAHAH from the coding sequence ATGAAAAATATCGCGCTAATTATCGGCAGCATGATGGCGGGCGGCATTATCGCCGTGGCCGGCTATATGTATTTCGCCGCCGCGCACCCGTCGGCGAATACACCACCTGCCGCGGAAAAAGAAGCCCGCAACGTGCTGTTCTGGTACGACCCGATGTACCCGAATACCCGCTTCGATAAACCCGGCAAATCGCCCTTTATGGATATGGATCTGGTACCGAAATATGCCGATGAAGAGTCTGCCAGCACCGCTGCGCCGGGAGTCCGGATCGATCCGACGCAAACGCAAAACCTCGGTGTGAAAACCGAGGCCGTGCGCCGGGGTCCTCTCACGTTTGCACAAACGTTCCCGGCCAACGTCAGCTTCAACGAGTATCAGTTTGTCATCATGCAGGCGCGGGCCGCCGGATTTATCGATAAAGTCTGGCCGCTGACCGTGGGCGATAAGGTGAAAAAAGGCGCGCCGCTGCTCGAGCTCACCATTCCTGACTGGGTGGAAGCACAGAGTGAATATCTGCTGCTCAAAGAGACCGGCGGTACGGCAACCCAGGTTGAGGGGATTCTGGAGCGACTGCGTCTGGCCGGGATGCCGGATGCGGATATTCGGCGTCTGACCACAACACGCAAAATTCAGACCCGTTTTACCCTTACGGCACCCATTGACGGGGTGATTACCGCCTTTGATTTACGCGCCGGCATGAACATCGCCAAAGATAACGTAGTGGCGAAAATTCAGGGGATGGACCCGGTGTGGGTCACTGCCGCCGTGCCTGAATCCATCGCGTGGCTGATTAAGGACACGTCACAGTTTTCGCTGACCGTTCCGGCGCGTCCGGATAAGTCATTCACCGTCCGCAAGTGGACGCTGCTGCCCAGTGCTGATGCCACCACCCGAACGCTGCAACTGCGTCTGGAAGTAGAGAATCCTGACGAAGCGCTGAAACCGGGGATGAACGCCTGGCTCAATCTGCAAACGGCCAGCGAGCCGATGTTGCTGATCCCGTCTAAAGCGCTGATCGATACTGGCAGCGAACAGCGGGTGATCACGGTGGACGGTGAAGGCCGTTTTGTTCCGAAGACAGTCTCTGTCTTCCAGGCTTCGCAGGGGATGACGGCGATCCGTTCCGGGCTGGACGAAGGCGAGAAGGTGGTTGCCAGCGGCCTGTTCCTGATTGATTCAGAAGCCAACATCTCCGGTGCGTTGGATCGCATGCGCGCACAGCAGCCGTCGGCGACGCCCGTTCATGCGGCCCATGCGCACTGA
- a CDS encoding glyoxalase, producing MSSILKGINVLFVAGFGPVTTNPEESASLYKDILQLPLETIDGYDGYLHSQNIPGMKYFAVWPLDKVALSCFGSSEWPASLPVPQAWLEFEVDDIQSASDILKESGCNLLTCMQEEPWEQTVTRFLSPEGIIMAVSYTPFLRKASEPE from the coding sequence ATGTCCAGCATCCTGAAAGGAATTAATGTGTTATTTGTCGCCGGGTTTGGTCCCGTCACGACAAATCCAGAGGAAAGTGCGTCTTTATATAAAGACATACTGCAACTGCCGCTTGAAACTATTGACGGTTATGACGGATATCTGCATTCGCAAAACATCCCTGGCATGAAGTATTTTGCCGTCTGGCCGCTGGATAAAGTGGCCCTCTCTTGTTTTGGTTCATCTGAATGGCCTGCCAGTTTACCTGTTCCCCAGGCCTGGCTCGAATTTGAAGTTGACGACATACAATCCGCCTCCGATATTTTAAAGGAAAGTGGATGTAACTTGTTGACCTGTATGCAGGAGGAACCCTGGGAACAAACGGTCACCCGCTTTCTCAGTCCGGAAGGGATCATCATGGCAGTATCGTATACCCCGTTTTTACGCAAGGCGTCAGAACCGGAATAG
- the cusR gene encoding copper response regulator transcription factor CusR, with amino-acid sequence MKILIVEDEKKTGEYLTKGLTEAGFVVDLADNGLNGYHLAMTGEYDLLILDIMLPDVNGWDIVRMLRTANKGMPILLLTALGTIEHRVKGLELGADDYLVKPFAFAELLARVRTLLRRGAAVIVESQFQVADLTVDLVSRKVSRSGTRITLTSKEFTLLEFFLRHQGEVLPRSLIASQVWDMNFDSDTNAIDVAVKRLRGKIDNDFEPKLIQTVRGVGYVLEVPDGQ; translated from the coding sequence TTGAAGATTTTGATTGTCGAAGATGAGAAAAAGACCGGTGAATACCTGACCAAAGGGCTGACGGAAGCAGGCTTTGTTGTCGATCTTGCCGACAATGGTCTGAATGGTTACCACCTGGCGATGACCGGTGAATACGACCTGCTCATTCTTGACATCATGCTGCCCGACGTCAACGGCTGGGACATCGTCCGGATGCTGCGCACCGCCAATAAAGGTATGCCGATTCTGCTGCTTACCGCGCTGGGCACGATCGAACACCGGGTGAAAGGACTGGAGTTAGGGGCAGATGATTATCTGGTTAAGCCATTTGCTTTTGCCGAACTGCTGGCGCGCGTCAGAACGCTGCTGCGCCGGGGAGCGGCGGTGATTGTCGAAAGCCAGTTTCAGGTGGCCGATCTGACGGTTGACCTGGTGAGTCGCAAAGTGAGTCGTAGCGGAACGCGCATCACGCTCACCAGCAAAGAATTTACCCTGCTGGAGTTTTTTCTGCGCCACCAGGGAGAGGTGTTGCCCCGCTCGCTGATTGCCTCTCAGGTGTGGGACATGAATTTCGATAGCGACACCAACGCCATTGACGTGGCCGTGAAGCGTCTGCGCGGTAAGATTGATAACGACTTTGAACCTAAGCTGATTCAGACCGTGCGTGGCGTGGGGTATGTGCTCGAGGTGCCGGATGGTCAGTAA
- the cusF gene encoding cation efflux system protein CusF, whose translation MNTVFKAVVFAVFSTLAINAQANEHHHGDMMSAMPAAEQSPVVSASGVVKSVDMESKKVTIEHGPIPALNWPAMTMRFTITPQTQLNDIKAGDNVAFTFIQQGNLSLLQDIKSQ comes from the coding sequence ATGAACACGGTATTTAAAGCAGTCGTATTCGCGGTTTTCTCTACGCTGGCGATTAACGCCCAGGCCAATGAACATCATCACGGCGATATGATGAGCGCCATGCCTGCCGCTGAACAAAGCCCAGTGGTCAGCGCCAGCGGCGTGGTGAAAAGCGTTGATATGGAAAGTAAAAAAGTCACCATTGAACATGGTCCCATTCCCGCGCTGAACTGGCCGGCAATGACCATGCGTTTTACCATCACGCCGCAAACGCAGCTCAACGATATAAAAGCGGGCGATAACGTGGCGTTTACGTTTATCCAGCAGGGCAATCTCTCTTTATTGCAGGATATTAAAAGCCAGTAA
- a CDS encoding VOC family protein, whose protein sequence is MKTYQLHRGRLIDHIQLVVNDFNASKAFYTAVLATLEIPIVSTTDDYFWADELVVSSVKSAGALGVPTGRHHLAFQANDREMVDAFYHAAMTHGGRDNGAPGERRYHSGYYAAFVLDPDGNNIEAVYHGEAQRSTPSVEISFSL, encoded by the coding sequence ATGAAAACGTATCAACTCCATCGTGGCAGACTTATCGACCATATCCAGCTCGTGGTTAACGACTTTAACGCCAGCAAAGCGTTTTACACTGCCGTCCTGGCGACACTGGAAATCCCGATCGTAAGCACAACGGACGATTATTTCTGGGCAGACGAACTGGTCGTATCGTCGGTGAAAAGCGCAGGAGCACTGGGAGTACCGACAGGACGTCATCATCTGGCCTTCCAGGCCAACGATCGTGAGATGGTGGATGCCTTTTATCATGCAGCAATGACGCATGGGGGACGTGACAACGGAGCACCTGGCGAACGCCGTTACCACTCTGGGTACTACGCGGCTTTCGTACTTGACCCGGATGGTAACAACATTGAAGCCGTCTATCATGGTGAGGCGCAGCGCAGTACACCATCAGTGGAAATCAGCTTCAGCCTTTAG